The genomic stretch CGCCCGCCGCCATCTGCGCGCCCGGCGCGGCGAGTTCGACGTCGTCCACGACAACCAGACGCTCGGCTACGGCCTGTTGGGCGACGTGGGCGCCCCCCTCGTCACCACCATCCACCACCCCATCACCGTCGACCGGCAGCTGGAGCTGGACGCGGCCGAGGGCTGGCAGCGCCGCTACTCGGTGCGCCGCTGGTACGCCTTCACCCGGATGCAGAAGCGTGTAGCCCGCCGTCTGCCGTCCGTCCTCACCGTCTCCGGCACCTCCCGCTCGGAGATCGTCGAGCACCTCGGCGTGCGCGAGGACCGCATTCACGTCGTCCACATCGGCGCGGACACCGACCTCTTCTCGCCGGACCCGTCCGTCCCGCGGATCCCCGGCCGGATCGTCACCACCTCCAGCGCAGACGTCCCCCTCAAGGGGCTCGTCTTCCTCGTCGAGGCGCTCGCCAAGGTGCGCACCGAACACCCCGACGCCCACCTCGTCGTCGTGGGAAAGAAGCCCACCGAGGGCCCGGTCGCGCAGTGCATCGAGCGCTACGGCCTCGAAGGCGCCGTCGAGTTCGTCAAGGGCATCTCCGACGCCGAACTGGTCGACCTGGTCCGCTCGGCCGAGGTCGCCTGCGTGCCGTCGCTGTACGAGGGCTTCTCCCTGCCCGCCGCCGAGGCCATGGCCACGGGCACGCCGCTGGTCGCGACGACGGGCGGTGCGATTCCCGAGGTGGCCGGTGCGGACGGCGAGACGTGCCTCGCGGTGCCGACCGGCGACGCGGGCGCGCTGGCCGCGGGGCTGAGCCGGCTCCTGGGCGACCCCGACCTTCGGGCACGGCTCGGCCGGGCCGGCCGTGAGCGCGTACTGGCGAAGTTCACCTGGGCGAAAGCCGCGGAGGGCACGGTGTCCCGGTACCGCGAGGCGATCGCCCGCTCTGGGCTCGCGCCGGTGACCCGAGACGGCGTCACACCCCCGACCTCCACCAGTGCAACCAGCGTCTATCCCGAAAGCAGGGCCACGTGCTGACCGTCGACTTCTCCCGGTTCCCGCTCGCCCCGGGCGACCGAGTCCTGGACCTCGGCTGCGGCGCCGGCCGGCACGCCTTCGAGTGCTACCGGCGCGGCGCCCAGGTCGTCGCGCTGGACCAGAACGGCGAGGAGATCCGCGAGGTCGCGAAGTGGTTCGCGGCGATGAAGGAGGCCGGCGAGGCCCCCGAGGGAGCCACCGCCACGGCGATGGAGGGCGACGCCCTGGCCCTCCCCTTCCCCGACGAGTCCTTCGACGTCGTCATCATCTCCGAGGTCATGGAGCACATCCCCGACGACAAGGGCGTACTCGCCGAGATGGTGCGCGTCCTCAAGCCCGGCGGCCGGATCGCCATCACCGTCCCGCGCTACGGCCCCGAGAAGGTCTGCTGGGCCCTGTCCGACGCCTACCACGAGGTCGAGGGCGGCCACATCCGCATCTACAAGGCGGACGAACTCCTCGCGAAGATCAGGGAAGCGGGCCTGCGGCCGTACGGCACCCACCACGCCCACGCCCTGCATTCGCCGTACTGGTGGCTGAAGTGCGCGTTCGGCGTCGACAACGACAAGGCGCTGCCGGTGAAGGCGTACCACAAGCTGCTGGTCTGGGACATCATGAAGAAGCCGCTGGCCACCCGGGTCGCCGAGCAGGCGCTGAACCCGCTGATCGGCAAGAGCTTCGTGGCGTACGCGACCAAGCCGCACCTGCCTCAGGTGGCTACCTCGTGACCACTCCCCGGACGGAACACCTGGTCCTGCCCGGGGTCCTCACCGCCGAGCAGGCCGCCGCGACCGTCGCCGGACTGCTGGCCGTGCAGCGGGAGGACGGCGCGATCCCGTGGTTCCGGGGCCACCACCTGGACCCCTGGGACCATGTCGAGGCCGCCATGGGCCTGGACGCGGCCGGTGAACACGCCGCCGCCGAGCGGGCCTACGAGTGGCTCGCCCGGCACCAGAACGAGGACGGCTCCTGGTACGCGGCGTACCAGGACGGGGCGCACGACGACATCACCGACCGCGGCCGGGAGACGAACTTCGTCGCCTACATAGCCGTGGGCGTCTGGCACCACTACCTCTCCACGGGCGACGACACGTTCCTGGACCGCATGTGGCCGACGGTGTACGCGGCGACGGAGTTCGTCCTGCGGCTCCAGCAGCCCGGCGGCCAGATCGGCTGGCGCCGCGACGACGACGGCACGCCGACCGCGGACGCCCTGCTCACCGGCTCGTCCTCGATCCACCACGCCCTGCGCTGCGCGCTCGCCATCGCGGAACAGCGCGAAGAGCCCCAGCCGGACTGGGAGTTGGCGACCGGCTCCCTGCGCCACGCCATCCGCCGCCACCCCGAGCGCTTCCTGGACAAGGACCGCTACTCGATGGACTGGTACTACCCGGTCCTGGGCGGCGCGCTGACCGGCGCGGAGGCCAAGGCCCGCATCGAGGAGTCCTGGGACCGCTTCGTCGTCCCCGGCCTCGGCGTGCGCTGCGTCGTCCCCAACCCGTGGGTCACGGGCGGCGAATCGGCCGAACTCGCCCTGGCCCTGTGGGCGATGGGCGAGTCCGACCGGGCCCTGGACATCCTCCAGTCGATCCAGCACCTGCGCGACGAGGAGACCGGCCTGTACTGGACGGGCTACGTCTTCGAGGACAAGGCGATCTGGCCGCGCGAGCTGACGACGTGGACGGCGGGTTCGCTGCTCCTCGCGGTCGCGGCACTCGGCGGGCATGAGGCGACCTGCCAGGTCTTCGGCGGGGACCAACTGCCCACCGGCCTCGACCCCGACTGCTGCGTCTGACCTCAGTGACGGTGCACGCGGTTCGCTATGGCGTGCCCGACGAACAGGTACACCACCGCGGCGAGCCCGTACCCCGCCACGACCCTGGCCCACGCCGCGTCGAACGTGAACAGGTCGTGGGACCAGCCCGCCAGCCAGCGGGCCACGTCGTGCACGAACTGCACGAAGTCGTTCGCGCGGTTCGCGTCCAGCAGGTACATCAGGATCCACAGCCCGAGGATCAGGGCCATGACGTCGGCGACGATCGCGATGATCGTGCCGGCCTGGTTGGCACCATTGCGATATCGAGGGGACATGCCCACCGGGTAGCCCGTCGGGCATGAGTCAAACTCGGGTTCACCGGTTGAGCTCGGCGAGCACCCTCAGCGTCTCCGGGTCCGGTGCCAGGGCCAGCAGGTCCGTCACCGGGCCCTTGCGCCACAACTCCAGCCGCTCGGCGATGCGTTCGCGCGGTCCGACGAGGGAGATCTCGTCGGCGAAGGCGTCGGGGACGGCGAGCACGGCCTCCTGTCGACGCCCGTCGAGGAAGAGCCGCTGGATTCTCCGCGCCGCCTCCTCGTACCCCATGCGGGCCATCAGGTCGGCGTGGAAGTTGCGGGAGGCGTGGCCCATGCCGCCGATGTAGAAGCCGAGCATGGTCTTCACGGGCAGGAGACCCTCGGCCACGTCGTCGCAGACGCGGACCTGGGCCATGGGCGCGACGAGGAACCCTGGCGGGAGGTCGGGGAGCGCGTACGCGTCCGGGCGGCTGGGCGACCAGTACAGCGGGAGCCAGCCGTCGGCGATGCGGGTGGTCTGGGCGACGTTCTTCGGGCCCTCGGCGCCGAGGAGGACGGGGAGTTCGGGGCGCAGGGGGTGGGTGATGGGCTTGAGGGGTTTGCCGAGCCCGAAGGCGTCGTCGCCGCGATACGGGAGGGGATGGAAACGGCCGTCGAGCGCGACGGGGGCCTGCCGCCTGAGGACTTGCCGTACGACATCGACGTACTCGCGGGTCGCGGTGAGGGGCGACTTCGGGAAGGGACGGCCGTACCAGCCCTCGACGACCTGCGGACCCGACAGTCCGAGCCCCAGCATCATCCGCCCGCCGGAGAGATGGTCGAGGGTGAGCGCGTGCATGGCCGTGGTCGTCGGCGACCGGGCGGCCATCTGCGCAACGGCCGTGCCCAGCTTGATCCTTGAGGTGTGCGCCGCGATCCAGGTGAGCGGGGTGAAGGCGTCGGACCCCCAACTCTCGGCGGTCCACACGGAGTCGTACCCGAGCCGCTCGGCCTCCTGAGCCAGCGCTAGGTGCTCCGGGGAGGGGCCACGCCCCCAGTAGCCGAGCGCGAGACCGAGCCGCATACCTGCCTCCTGACGGTGCGTCAGCCGGGGGAGGTGACTGTACGACAACGGCCCCTCACCGGGAAGGGCGAGGGGCCGTCGTACGGCTTGCTGTTGCTGCTACGGCTCAGCCGCGCTGGATGCCGCTGGTGTCCTGGAGCACACCGCGACGACCGTCCTGCGTCTGCGCGATGAGCTGCGGGCCGCGCTGCTCCACGGCCAGGTACCAGGTGCCGGGCGCCAGTTCGGCGATCGGCGTGGGCGAACCGTCCTCCGCGAACAGCGGACGGGCCACCGGTACGGCGAACCAGAACGGGGAGAAGTCCCCGCCGGGCTGCGGCGCGGCCGCCTGCGGCTGCGGCGCCTGCGGCTGACCGCCGAACGGCTGCCCGCCCTGCGGCTGCCCACCGAACGGCTGCCCCGGCTGCGGCGCCTGCGGCTGCTGGGCCCCCGGGTACCCGTAACCACCCTGCGGCTGCCCGCCGTAGGGCTGCGGGGCCGCGGGGCTGGGGGCCTTGATGAGAGCGGCCTGGAGCGCGGGCAGCAGCGGGGACGCCACGGCGGCGCCCGCCAGGAGGAGGGCGGCGATCAGGCCGAGGATGAGACCGGAGCCCACCTCGACGTCGAAGCCGTCCGTGTCGATAGAACCCGCCGGGTCGATGATCGTCCAGAACGAGGTCCACGCGGCGAAGACAGTCAGGGCGACGCCGAGCTGGCCCAGGTCGAGGCCGACGACCTTGCGGGGCTGCGGCAGCGCACGGGCCACGACGATCAGGACTGCGCCCGCGATGCCACCGACGTACATGCTCATCAGCATGCCGAGGTTGTCCCAGGCGTTGGGAATGCTGCTGCTGTCGCCACCGTAGGTGTCGAGGAACGACGCGATGAAGAGCAACACCGCTGCTCCGATCACCACGCCGTCGCCTCTAGTGAGGGAGCGGATATTCACTTCAAGGTCCTTCAGTTCAGTCGTCTCGTCATCAGTGGAGGCGTCGCTGTCACCATGTCGCCCTCAGGCCCCGGTGTGAAGCGCAGGGGTGGCCCCTCATCGTAGGAACGACCCTATCGTCCGCACGATCAGGCTGTCCGCCGGGATCAGCGTGCTGATCACTACCCGCGCAGAAAACTCACGATTCCGTCAGAGATTCCTTGCGCCGCCTTCTGCCGCCAGGCACCGCTGGTCAGCTGTGCCGCGTCCTTGCTATCGCGCATGTTGCCGCACTCGATGAACACCTTGGGAACCGTTGACAGATTGAGACCGCCCAGGTCCTTACGTGTGACGAGACCGGTGCCGTCGCCCACGTAGTTGGAGGGCGCGCTGCCGGTGACGCGGACGAAGTTCCCCGCGATGCGCTCGCCGAGGTCGCTTGAGGAGGCGACGATCGGACGGGTGTCGGCGGCACCGGAGTTCACCGGGCCGGGGAGGATGACGTGGAAGCCGCGGTTGCCGGTCCCGGCGCCGTCGGCGTGGACGGAGACGACCGCGTCGGCCTTGGCCTTGTTGCCGATACGCGCCCGCTCGTCGATGCAGGGACCGTACGAACGGTCCCCGTCCTGGGTCAGTTTGACCGTCGCGCCCTGCTTCTCCAGCAGCGTGCGCATGCGGTGGGCGACGTCCAGGGTGAACTCGGCCTCGGTGTACCCGGAGTTCGTGGCCGTACCGGTGGTGTCGCACTCCTTGAACCCGGTGCCGATGTCCACCTTGCGGTTGATCTCGGCGGTGTGCTGGAAGTTGCTCGGGTTGTGCCCCGGGTCGATGACGACGACCTTGCCCTTGAGGGGGCCGGAGGCGGCGGGCTCCGGGGAGTTCTCCGAAGAGTCCTTCGGGGAGTCCGACGGGCTCGGTTCCTTGGCGTCGCTGGAAGCGGACGGCTTCGTGGCCGCCGGCGTCCCCACCGCCGCCTTGTCCGAGCCGCCCCCGTCGTCCGCGCCGCCGAGCGCCTCGTACGCCACCCATCCGAGCAGCGCGCCCGGCACGAGCGCGACGAGCGCCACGGTGAGGGGGCGGCGACGGGGGCGGCGGGGCTGCGGATCGAAGTCGGGGCCTAGGTACGACACGTCTGCGACTCTAACCGCGCCCTCAGATCCCCGCCCCCGTTCGCCGCAGCACGCGCAGGGAGTCCGTGACGGAGATCTCCTCGAAGGCGCCCGACTCCAGCGCGCGCAGGTAGATGCGGTACGGGGCCTGGCCGGTGAACTCGTCCTGCGGGTTCGGGAAGACGTCGTGGATCACGAGGAGGCCACCTTCGGCCACATGGGGGGCCCAGCCTTCGTAGTCCGCGGTGGCGTGCTCGTCGGTGTGGCCGCCGTCGATGAAGACCAGGCCGAGGGGGGCGGACCAGACCTTCGCGACCTGCGGGGAGCGGCCCACGAGGGCGATCACGTGGTCCTCCAGGCCCGCCTCGTGCAAGGTCCTGCGGAACGTCGGCAGCGTGTCCATCAGGCCCAGTTCGGGGTCGACCGTCTCGGGGTCGTGGTACTCCCAGCCCGGCTGCTGCTCCTCGCTGCCGCGGTGGTGGTCGACCGTGAGGGCCGTCACACCGGCCGCGCGGGCCGCGTCGGCGAGGAGGATCGTGGAGCGTCCGCAGTAGGTGCCGACCTCCAGGAGGGGCAGGCCGAGCGCGCCCGCCTCCACCGCCGCCGCGTACAGGGCCAGGCCCTCACCGGCCGGCATGAACCCCTTCGCCGCCTCGAACGCGGCCAGGATCTCGGGCTCCGGCTTCATGAGGGCCTTTCGGTCGTACGAACGTTTCGGCGCCCCATGCTGCCGTACCCCCCGGCCGAGGAGCGACCGGGGGGAGGGCGGGTGGATCAGGGGGCGTCCGAGATGTCCAGCCTGTTCACCTTGATGCGGGAGGTGTCGAACTCCCACGCCACGTAGAACTTGCCGGGCGCGTACTCGTCGGCCATGGCATAGGTGTCCCAGCCCTTGCCGGCGGTGCCCGCCTGGTCGGGGTCCTCGTCGGCCGCCGAGCCGTTGGCGAAGAGCCGGCCCGCGTTCCAGGCCGCTCCGGCCCGCTTGGTCTTGTAGTTCAGGACGTCGCGGTTGGTGGCGGTGTTGTGGATGGAGAGGTACCGGCCGGTGCTGTCCTTGATGAACTGGACCTTCACGTTGTAGCTCGGGATGTTGTCGAGCGTGAAGGGCGTCCAGGTCAGTCCGCCGTCGGAGCTGGTGGCGGTGGCGGCGCGGGTGTAGGCCGCGTCGCTGCGGGCGACCATGACGAGCTTGTTCGGATCGTCCTGGGAGACCGCGACCTGCGACTCGCCGGGCTTGAGCGCGCTCGGGTCCGGTACGACGCCACCGGCCGTCCAGGTCTTCAGGTCCGAGGAGATCAGCACGCCGTTCTCCCGGTTGGAGGCCCAGAAGGGGATGACGTGCTTGCCGCTCGCCAGCTTGGTCGGGCGCCCGGCCATGATGAGGTTGGCGAAGCCCTCGTCCGCGGTGGTGTCCGGCAGGTCGAGCGGCATGGTGACGGGGTAGTCCTGCCAGGTGTGACCCTCGTCGGTGCTGCGCTTGACGACGATGGCGTCGATCGGCAGGCCGTTCTTGTTGTCGCTGTTGGCCTTGGTGCGGCCCATGTAGGCGAAGAGCTCGGTGCCCGACTGGTAAAGGATCACGTAGTGCCAGGTGTACTCGCTGGTCTCCTGGGCGAGCACCTTCGGGTGGCTCCAGCTCGCGCCGCCGTTGGTGGTGAACGCGTACCGGATGTAGCCCTGATCGACCTTGCCGGGGACGGTGCCCTCGCGCCAGGCCACGACCGCGTTGTCGGCGCTGGTGGCGATGATGTCGGTGGTGCGGGGACCGTCGCCCTCGGTCACGGCGTCGATATGGGCGACCGACTCGCCCGAGGTGCCC from Streptomyces davaonensis JCM 4913 encodes the following:
- a CDS encoding glycosyltransferase family 4 protein, giving the protein MTAEASRTGSSQEPAADGERPLDIALLTYKGNPFCGGQGVYVRHLSRELARLGHRVEVIGAQPYPVLDEGVPLTELASLDLYRSPDPFRTPKRDEYRDWVDALEVATMWTGGFPEPLTFSLRARRHLRARRGEFDVVHDNQTLGYGLLGDVGAPLVTTIHHPITVDRQLELDAAEGWQRRYSVRRWYAFTRMQKRVARRLPSVLTVSGTSRSEIVEHLGVREDRIHVVHIGADTDLFSPDPSVPRIPGRIVTTSSADVPLKGLVFLVEALAKVRTEHPDAHLVVVGKKPTEGPVAQCIERYGLEGAVEFVKGISDAELVDLVRSAEVACVPSLYEGFSLPAAEAMATGTPLVATTGGAIPEVAGADGETCLAVPTGDAGALAAGLSRLLGDPDLRARLGRAGRERVLAKFTWAKAAEGTVSRYREAIARSGLAPVTRDGVTPPTSTSATSVYPESRATC
- a CDS encoding class I SAM-dependent methyltransferase, translating into MLTVDFSRFPLAPGDRVLDLGCGAGRHAFECYRRGAQVVALDQNGEEIREVAKWFAAMKEAGEAPEGATATAMEGDALALPFPDESFDVVIISEVMEHIPDDKGVLAEMVRVLKPGGRIAITVPRYGPEKVCWALSDAYHEVEGGHIRIYKADELLAKIREAGLRPYGTHHAHALHSPYWWLKCAFGVDNDKALPVKAYHKLLVWDIMKKPLATRVAEQALNPLIGKSFVAYATKPHLPQVATS
- a CDS encoding prenyltransferase/squalene oxidase repeat-containing protein, encoding MTTPRTEHLVLPGVLTAEQAAATVAGLLAVQREDGAIPWFRGHHLDPWDHVEAAMGLDAAGEHAAAERAYEWLARHQNEDGSWYAAYQDGAHDDITDRGRETNFVAYIAVGVWHHYLSTGDDTFLDRMWPTVYAATEFVLRLQQPGGQIGWRRDDDGTPTADALLTGSSSIHHALRCALAIAEQREEPQPDWELATGSLRHAIRRHPERFLDKDRYSMDWYYPVLGGALTGAEAKARIEESWDRFVVPGLGVRCVVPNPWVTGGESAELALALWAMGESDRALDILQSIQHLRDEETGLYWTGYVFEDKAIWPRELTTWTAGSLLLAVAALGGHEATCQVFGGDQLPTGLDPDCCV
- a CDS encoding LLM class F420-dependent oxidoreductase, giving the protein MRLGLALGYWGRGPSPEHLALAQEAERLGYDSVWTAESWGSDAFTPLTWIAAHTSRIKLGTAVAQMAARSPTTTAMHALTLDHLSGGRMMLGLGLSGPQVVEGWYGRPFPKSPLTATREYVDVVRQVLRRQAPVALDGRFHPLPYRGDDAFGLGKPLKPITHPLRPELPVLLGAEGPKNVAQTTRIADGWLPLYWSPSRPDAYALPDLPPGFLVAPMAQVRVCDDVAEGLLPVKTMLGFYIGGMGHASRNFHADLMARMGYEEAARRIQRLFLDGRRQEAVLAVPDAFADEISLVGPRERIAERLELWRKGPVTDLLALAPDPETLRVLAELNR
- a CDS encoding DUF5336 domain-containing protein — protein: MNIRSLTRGDGVVIGAAVLLFIASFLDTYGGDSSSIPNAWDNLGMLMSMYVGGIAGAVLIVVARALPQPRKVVGLDLGQLGVALTVFAAWTSFWTIIDPAGSIDTDGFDVEVGSGLILGLIAALLLAGAAVASPLLPALQAALIKAPSPAAPQPYGGQPQGGYGYPGAQQPQAPQPGQPFGGQPQGGQPFGGQPQAPQPQAAAPQPGGDFSPFWFAVPVARPLFAEDGSPTPIAELAPGTWYLAVEQRGPQLIAQTQDGRRGVLQDTSGIQRG
- a CDS encoding N-acetylmuramoyl-L-alanine amidase — protein: MSYLGPDFDPQPRRPRRRPLTVALVALVPGALLGWVAYEALGGADDGGGSDKAAVGTPAATKPSASSDAKEPSPSDSPKDSSENSPEPAASGPLKGKVVVIDPGHNPSNFQHTAEINRKVDIGTGFKECDTTGTATNSGYTEAEFTLDVAHRMRTLLEKQGATVKLTQDGDRSYGPCIDERARIGNKAKADAVVSVHADGAGTGNRGFHVILPGPVNSGAADTRPIVASSSDLGERIAGNFVRVTGSAPSNYVGDGTGLVTRKDLGGLNLSTVPKVFIECGNMRDSKDAAQLTSGAWRQKAAQGISDGIVSFLRG
- a CDS encoding class I SAM-dependent methyltransferase; the encoded protein is MKPEPEILAAFEAAKGFMPAGEGLALYAAAVEAGALGLPLLEVGTYCGRSTILLADAARAAGVTALTVDHHRGSEEQQPGWEYHDPETVDPELGLMDTLPTFRRTLHEAGLEDHVIALVGRSPQVAKVWSAPLGLVFIDGGHTDEHATADYEGWAPHVAEGGLLVIHDVFPNPQDEFTGQAPYRIYLRALESGAFEEISVTDSLRVLRRTGAGI
- a CDS encoding sialidase family protein, whose product is MAVVTRTPRVPRTPRLTRTPRVTRKRAWTALLTALVLAVLTGLLLPGPAVAEGTSGESVAHIDAVTEGDGPRTTDIIATSADNAVVAWREGTVPGKVDQGYIRYAFTTNGGASWSHPKVLAQETSEYTWHYVILYQSGTELFAYMGRTKANSDNKNGLPIDAIVVKRSTDEGHTWQDYPVTMPLDLPDTTADEGFANLIMAGRPTKLASGKHVIPFWASNRENGVLISSDLKTWTAGGVVPDPSALKPGESQVAVSQDDPNKLVMVARSDAAYTRAATATSSDGGLTWTPFTLDNIPSYNVKVQFIKDSTGRYLSIHNTATNRDVLNYKTKRAGAAWNAGRLFANGSAADEDPDQAGTAGKGWDTYAMADEYAPGKFYVAWEFDTSRIKVNRLDISDAP